The Leclercia sp. S52 genome has a segment encoding these proteins:
- a CDS encoding metal-dependent hydrolase translates to MPTIITHAAVPLCLGLGLGTRVIPPRLLFTGIVLAMLPDADVLSFKFGVAYGNIFGHRGFTHSLLFAFVVPLLCVLAGRRWFRAGLVRCWLFLTVSLLSHSLLDSVTTGGKGVGWLWPWSDERFFAPWQVIKVAPFALSRYTTPYGHQVILSELLWVWLPGVVLMGLLWWRRR, encoded by the coding sequence ATGCCAACCATCATTACCCACGCCGCGGTGCCTCTCTGCCTGGGCTTAGGGCTGGGCACCCGGGTTATTCCCCCTCGCCTGCTGTTCACCGGGATTGTCCTCGCCATGCTGCCGGATGCCGACGTGCTGTCGTTTAAGTTTGGCGTCGCCTACGGCAATATTTTTGGCCATCGCGGCTTTACCCACTCCCTGCTGTTTGCCTTTGTGGTGCCGTTACTCTGCGTATTAGCGGGGCGACGATGGTTCAGGGCCGGGCTGGTGCGCTGCTGGCTGTTTTTAACGGTGTCGCTGCTGTCGCACAGCCTGCTGGACTCGGTGACGACAGGCGGGAAAGGGGTCGGCTGGCTATGGCCGTGGTCGGATGAACGCTTTTTTGCGCCCTGGCAGGTGATCAAGGTCGCACCTTTTGCGCTGTCGCGCTACACCACGCCGTACGGGCATCAGGTGATTCTGTCGGAGCTGCTGTGGGTGTGGTTGCCGGGGGTAGTGCTGATGGGGTTGTTATGGTGGCGGCGGAGGTAA
- the ybcJ gene encoding ribosome-associated protein YbcJ: MATFSLGKHPHVELCDLLKLEGWSESGAQAKIVIADGLVKVDGVVETRKRCKIVAGQTVSFEGQSVTVVA; encoded by the coding sequence ATGGCCACTTTTTCATTAGGTAAACACCCGCACGTTGAACTGTGCGATCTGCTGAAGCTCGAAGGCTGGAGCGAGAGCGGCGCCCAGGCCAAGATCGTCATTGCTGACGGTCTGGTCAAGGTGGATGGCGTGGTGGAAACCCGCAAGCGCTGCAAGATTGTTGCCGGTCAGACCGTGAGTTTTGAAGGTCAGAGCGTCACCGTCGTTGCCTGA
- the cysS gene encoding cysteine--tRNA ligase encodes MLKIFNTLTRQKEEFKPIHAGEVGMYVCGITVYDLCHIGHGRTFVAFDVVSRYLRFLGYKLKYVRNITDIDDKIIKRANENGENFVALVDRMIAEMHKDFDALNILRPDLEPRATHHIPEIIEITEQLIAKGHAYVADNGDVMFDVPTDPHYGQLSRQDLDQLQAGARVDVVDVKRNPMDFVLWKMSKEGEPSWPSPWGAGRPGWHIECSAMNCKQLGNHFDIHGGGSDLMFPHHENEIAQSTCAHDGEYVNYWMHSGMVMIDREKMSKSLGNFFTVRDVLKYYDAETIRYFLMSGHYRSQLNYSEENLKQARSALERLYTALRGTDTSVAAAGGEAFEARFIEAMNDDFNTPEAYSALFDMAREVNRLKGEDAHAANALASHMRKLAGVLGLLEQAPEVFLQSGAQTDDGEVAEIEALIKARLEARQAKDWAAADAARNRLTEMGIILEDGPQGTTWRRK; translated from the coding sequence ATGTTAAAAATCTTCAACACACTGACGCGCCAAAAAGAGGAATTCAAACCTATTCATGCCGGGGAAGTCGGCATGTACGTGTGTGGTATTACCGTTTACGATCTCTGTCATATCGGCCATGGCCGTACCTTTGTCGCGTTTGACGTGGTGTCACGCTATCTGCGTTTCCTCGGGTACAAGCTTAAGTATGTACGCAATATCACCGATATCGACGACAAAATTATCAAGCGCGCTAACGAGAACGGTGAAAACTTCGTCGCGTTAGTCGACCGCATGATCGCCGAAATGCACAAGGATTTTGACGCGCTGAATATCCTGCGCCCGGACCTTGAACCGCGTGCGACGCACCATATTCCTGAGATCATTGAGATCACCGAACAGCTGATTGCCAAAGGTCACGCCTACGTGGCGGACAACGGCGACGTGATGTTCGACGTCCCGACCGACCCGCACTACGGTCAGCTCTCCCGTCAGGACCTGGATCAGCTCCAGGCCGGGGCCCGCGTTGATGTGGTTGATGTGAAGCGTAACCCGATGGACTTCGTGCTGTGGAAGATGTCCAAAGAGGGCGAGCCGAGCTGGCCATCGCCGTGGGGTGCGGGCCGTCCAGGCTGGCACATCGAATGTTCGGCCATGAACTGCAAACAGCTGGGTAACCACTTCGATATTCACGGCGGCGGTTCCGATCTGATGTTCCCGCACCATGAAAACGAAATCGCCCAGTCCACCTGCGCCCACGATGGCGAGTATGTGAACTACTGGATGCACTCCGGGATGGTGATGATTGACCGCGAGAAGATGTCAAAATCGCTGGGCAACTTCTTTACCGTGCGCGACGTGCTGAAGTATTACGATGCTGAAACCATCCGCTACTTCCTGATGTCCGGCCACTATCGCAGCCAGCTGAACTACAGCGAAGAGAACCTCAAGCAGGCGCGTTCCGCCCTGGAGCGTCTGTACACCGCGCTGCGCGGGACCGATACCTCCGTGGCGGCAGCCGGTGGCGAGGCGTTCGAAGCCCGCTTTATCGAGGCGATGAACGACGACTTCAACACCCCGGAAGCCTACTCGGCGCTGTTTGATATGGCCCGTGAAGTGAACCGTCTGAAAGGCGAAGATGCACATGCGGCTAACGCGCTGGCCTCCCATATGCGTAAGCTGGCCGGCGTGCTTGGCCTGCTGGAGCAGGCGCCGGAAGTGTTCCTGCAGAGCGGTGCGCAGACGGATGATGGTGAAGTGGCGGAGATTGAAGCCTTGATCAAAGCCCGTCTGGAAGCCCGTCAGGCAAAAGACTGGGCCGCAGCGGATGCCGCGCGTAACCGTCTCACCGAGATGGGGATCATTCTGGAAGATGGCCCGCAGGGCACCACCTGGCGCCGTAAATAA
- the folD gene encoding bifunctional methylenetetrahydrofolate dehydrogenase/methenyltetrahydrofolate cyclohydrolase FolD, which yields MAAKIIDGKTIAQQVRSEVAEKVAARRAAGKRAPGLAVVLVGSNPASQIYVGSKRKACEEVGFLSRSYDLPETTSEAELLELIDTLNADKEIDGILVQLPLPAGIDNVKVLERIAPDKDVDGFHPYNVGRLCQRAPRLRPCTPRGIVTLLERYNIDTYGLNAVVIGASNIVGRPMSMELLLAGCTTTVTHRFTKNLRQHVENADLLIVAVGKPGFIPGEWIKEGAIVVDVGINRLESGKVVGDVVYEDAAARASYITPVPGGVGPMTVATLIQNTLQACEEYHDVEEA from the coding sequence ATGGCAGCAAAGATTATTGACGGTAAAACGATTGCGCAGCAGGTGCGCTCTGAGGTTGCGGAAAAAGTGGCAGCACGTCGGGCCGCTGGAAAACGCGCTCCCGGGCTGGCTGTTGTGCTGGTCGGCAGTAACCCGGCTTCACAAATTTATGTCGGCAGCAAACGCAAAGCGTGCGAAGAGGTGGGCTTTCTCTCCCGCTCTTACGATCTGCCGGAAACCACCTCTGAAGCAGAGCTGCTTGAGCTGATTGATACCCTGAACGCCGATAAAGAGATCGACGGCATTCTGGTCCAGCTGCCGCTGCCTGCGGGCATCGACAACGTGAAAGTACTGGAACGTATCGCGCCAGACAAAGACGTGGACGGCTTCCACCCGTACAACGTTGGCCGTCTGTGCCAGCGTGCGCCGCGCCTGCGTCCGTGCACCCCGCGCGGCATCGTCACGCTGCTGGAGCGTTATAACATCGATACCTACGGCCTGAACGCCGTGGTGATTGGCGCGTCCAATATCGTTGGCCGTCCGATGAGCATGGAGCTGCTGCTGGCCGGCTGCACCACCACCGTTACCCACCGCTTTACCAAAAACCTGCGCCAGCACGTCGAAAACGCCGACCTGCTGATCGTGGCCGTGGGCAAGCCGGGCTTTATTCCGGGCGAGTGGATCAAGGAAGGCGCGATTGTGGTGGACGTGGGGATTAACCGTCTGGAGAGCGGCAAAGTGGTAGGCGATGTGGTTTACGAAGATGCCGCCGCCCGCGCCTCTTACATCACCCCGGTTCCGGGTGGCGTAGGGCCAATGACCGTAGCGACACTGATTCAGAATACTTTGCAGGCATGCGAAGAGTATCACGACGTAGAGGAAGCGTAA
- the napC gene encoding cytochrome c-type protein NapC gives MEKSTRKPGWIKRLWHWWRRPSRLALGTLLLIGFVGGIIFWGGFNTGMEKANTEEFCIGCHEMRNTVYQEYMESVHYNNRSGVRATCPDCHVPHEFVPKMIRKIQASKELYAKAFGLIDTPQKFEAHRLTMAQNEWRRMKENNSQECRNCHNFEFMDLTAQKGVAAKMHDQAVKDGQTCIDCHKGIAHKLPDMRDVKPGF, from the coding sequence ATGGAAAAGTCTACCCGTAAGCCTGGCTGGATTAAGCGCCTCTGGCACTGGTGGCGTCGCCCCAGCCGTCTGGCGCTGGGCACGCTGCTGTTAATCGGTTTTGTCGGCGGCATTATTTTCTGGGGCGGTTTCAATACCGGGATGGAAAAGGCCAACACCGAGGAGTTCTGCATCGGCTGCCACGAAATGCGTAATACGGTCTACCAGGAGTATATGGAATCCGTGCACTACAACAACCGCAGCGGGGTGCGTGCCACCTGTCCTGACTGCCATGTGCCGCACGAGTTTGTGCCGAAGATGATCCGTAAGATTCAGGCCAGCAAGGAGCTGTACGCCAAAGCCTTTGGTCTTATCGATACGCCGCAAAAATTTGAAGCCCACCGTCTGACCATGGCGCAAAACGAGTGGCGGCGGATGAAAGAGAACAACTCCCAGGAGTGTCGTAACTGCCACAACTTCGAGTTTATGGATCTCACCGCCCAGAAAGGGGTCGCGGCGAAAATGCACGACCAGGCGGTGAAGGACGGACAGACCTGTATTGACTGCCATAAAGGGATTGCGCACAAGCTCCCGGATATGCGCGACGTCAAACCAGGCTTTTAA
- a CDS encoding PTS transporter subunit EIIC yields the protein MGLISGFVKSLSKLSMIGRALMLPISLLPAAGLLLAFGDKFHLPLMMNAGGVIFDNLPMLFAIGSAVGLASESGIAALSAAVAVFVTNITIGTVLGITPEMASQGGKYAMVVGIPTLQMGVFGGLLCGILAAWCYNRFHTMQLPEFLGFFSGKRFVAIATAFLSFVMGLLLPYIWQHIQAGIDALSVVVNGDNQAASTFIFGLVERALIPLGLHHIWYPSFWYSFGDYTTQAGQVIHGDQTIWFKMLEEGTKSFSSDTYQNAGKFMQGEFPLMLFALPAACLAMYHEAHTRNKKIAAGILFSAALTCFLTGITEPVEFTFIFVAPILYVFNAIMAGLAYMTMYLMHAHIAKSFSAGFIDYLSFGILPSFNGYQTNFLNAIIIGIPMALIYYFTFRFVIRRFDVKTPGRTEVTANANDKTDSEIATEIIGLLGGAQNIDSVGSCITRLRLEVAKSEMVDKDGLNGLGARGVVFVGDSGIQVIFGARAQFIAQTMSTMIGK from the coding sequence ATGGGTCTGATATCAGGTTTTGTTAAATCGCTGTCGAAATTATCGATGATTGGTCGCGCCTTAATGCTGCCGATCTCACTGCTTCCTGCTGCGGGCCTGCTGTTGGCCTTCGGGGATAAGTTCCACCTGCCGCTGATGATGAACGCGGGCGGCGTCATTTTTGATAACCTGCCGATGCTGTTTGCCATCGGCTCGGCCGTCGGCCTGGCATCCGAATCCGGGATCGCCGCGCTGTCGGCAGCGGTGGCGGTGTTTGTCACCAACATCACCATCGGCACCGTGCTCGGCATTACGCCGGAGATGGCCTCCCAGGGCGGGAAATACGCCATGGTGGTGGGCATTCCGACGCTGCAGATGGGCGTCTTTGGCGGCCTGCTGTGCGGTATTCTCGCCGCATGGTGTTACAACCGCTTCCACACCATGCAGCTGCCGGAATTTCTCGGCTTCTTCTCCGGTAAGCGTTTTGTCGCCATTGCCACGGCGTTCCTGTCCTTCGTGATGGGCCTGCTGCTGCCGTACATCTGGCAACACATCCAGGCCGGTATCGACGCCCTGTCGGTGGTGGTTAACGGTGATAACCAGGCGGCATCAACCTTTATCTTTGGTCTGGTGGAACGTGCGCTGATCCCGCTGGGTCTGCACCACATCTGGTATCCGTCTTTCTGGTACTCGTTCGGGGATTACACCACCCAGGCGGGTCAGGTGATCCACGGCGACCAGACCATCTGGTTCAAGATGCTGGAAGAAGGCACCAAATCCTTCAGCAGCGACACCTATCAGAACGCCGGTAAGTTCATGCAGGGCGAATTCCCGCTGATGCTGTTCGCACTGCCTGCGGCCTGTCTGGCGATGTATCACGAAGCCCACACCAGGAACAAAAAGATCGCTGCCGGTATTCTGTTCTCTGCGGCACTGACCTGCTTCCTGACCGGGATCACCGAGCCGGTAGAGTTCACCTTTATCTTCGTGGCGCCGATCCTCTACGTCTTTAACGCCATCATGGCGGGCCTGGCGTACATGACCATGTACCTGATGCATGCGCATATCGCCAAATCCTTCTCCGCGGGCTTTATCGACTACCTGTCATTCGGGATCCTACCGTCGTTTAACGGCTACCAGACCAACTTCCTCAACGCCATTATCATCGGTATCCCGATGGCGCTGATCTACTACTTCACCTTCCGCTTCGTGATCCGTCGTTTCGACGTGAAAACGCCGGGCCGTACTGAAGTCACCGCCAATGCGAATGACAAAACGGATAGCGAAATCGCCACCGAAATTATCGGCCTGCTGGGCGGCGCGCAGAACATCGACTCCGTCGGCTCCTGCATCACCCGTCTGCGTCTGGAAGTAGCGAAAAGCGAGATGGTGGATAAAGACGGTCTGAACGGCCTCGGCGCACGCGGCGTGGTCTTCGTCGGTGACTCCGGCATTCAGGTTATCTTTGGCGCCCGGGCGCAGTTTATCGCCCAGACGATGTCCACCATGATCGGTAAATAA
- the napH gene encoding quinol dehydrogenase ferredoxin subunit NapH: MANRKRDAGQEARAKKGWWRSHRWLVLRRLSQFAILGMFLSGPWLGVWILHGNYSSSLLLDRVPLTDPLMALQSLASGHLPAALALTGAVIITLLYALAGKRLFCGWVCPLNPVTDFASRLRRRFDLNQSAAIPRHTRYVLLGMVLVGCALTGTLLWEWINPVSLMGRSLVMGFGSGALLIIALFLFDLLVVEHGWCGHLCPTGALYGVLGSKGVLTVVAHDRHRCNRCMDCFHVCPEPHVLRAPVLDEQSPVQVTSRDCLVCGRCVDVCSEDVFTITMRWSSGAKQ; the protein is encoded by the coding sequence ATGGCAAACCGTAAGCGCGATGCCGGGCAGGAAGCGCGGGCGAAAAAGGGCTGGTGGCGCAGCCACCGCTGGCTGGTTCTGCGCCGCCTCAGCCAGTTTGCCATTCTGGGGATGTTCCTCAGCGGGCCCTGGCTGGGGGTGTGGATCCTGCACGGCAACTACAGCAGCAGCCTGCTGCTGGACAGGGTGCCGCTGACAGATCCGCTGATGGCCCTGCAAAGCCTCGCCAGCGGCCATCTGCCCGCCGCGCTGGCGCTGACCGGAGCGGTGATCATCACCCTGCTGTACGCCCTGGCCGGGAAACGGCTGTTCTGCGGCTGGGTCTGTCCGCTGAACCCGGTGACGGATTTTGCCAGCCGCTTGCGCAGGCGGTTTGACCTGAATCAGTCCGCGGCGATTCCGCGCCATACCCGGTACGTCCTGCTGGGAATGGTGCTGGTGGGTTGTGCGCTGACCGGCACGCTGCTGTGGGAGTGGATCAATCCGGTTTCGCTGATGGGGCGGAGCCTGGTGATGGGATTCGGCAGCGGCGCGCTGCTGATTATCGCCCTGTTTTTATTTGATTTACTGGTCGTCGAACACGGCTGGTGCGGGCATCTCTGCCCGACAGGCGCCCTGTACGGCGTGCTGGGAAGCAAAGGCGTGTTGACGGTGGTCGCGCACGATCGCCACCGCTGTAACCGCTGTATGGACTGTTTTCATGTTTGCCCGGAACCGCATGTGCTGCGTGCTCCGGTGCTGGATGAGCAAAGCCCGGTGCAGGTGACCAGCCGCGACTGTCTGGTCTGCGGTCGCTGTGTCGATGTTTGTTCTGAGGATGTTTTTACAATAACTATGCGATGGAGTTCGGGAGCGAAACAATGA
- the ccmA gene encoding cytochrome c biogenesis heme-transporting ATPase CcmA, producing the protein MGRLEAKGLLCERDDRILFSDLSFDVNAGEWIQIVGGNGAGKTTLLRLLTGLARPDAGEVCWQAEPLHRVRDSYHQNLLWIGHQPGIKTRLTALENLRFFHHHGDTARCLEALAQAGLAGYEDLPVNQLSAGQQRRVALARLWLTHATLWILDEPFTAIDVNGVDRLTRRMADHTARGGMVIMTTHQPLNVASDKIRRIALRAAS; encoded by the coding sequence GTGGGCCGACTTGAAGCCAAAGGACTGCTCTGCGAGCGGGATGACAGAATACTGTTCAGCGATCTCTCCTTCGACGTGAACGCCGGGGAGTGGATCCAGATCGTCGGGGGCAACGGCGCGGGGAAAACCACCCTGCTGCGGCTGCTCACCGGCCTGGCGCGCCCCGATGCCGGGGAGGTCTGCTGGCAGGCTGAGCCCCTGCATCGGGTGCGCGACAGCTATCATCAGAATCTACTGTGGATTGGCCACCAGCCGGGGATCAAAACCCGGCTGACGGCGCTGGAGAACCTGCGTTTTTTCCATCACCACGGCGATACCGCCCGGTGCCTGGAAGCGCTGGCGCAGGCCGGGCTCGCCGGCTACGAAGACCTTCCCGTCAACCAGCTCTCCGCCGGTCAGCAGCGCCGCGTGGCGCTGGCGCGTCTCTGGCTGACCCACGCCACCCTCTGGATCCTCGACGAACCCTTTACCGCCATCGACGTGAACGGCGTTGACCGCCTGACCCGGCGCATGGCCGACCACACCGCCCGGGGCGGGATGGTGATCATGACCACCCACCAGCCGCTGAACGTGGCGAGCGACAAAATCCGCCGTATCGCGCTGAGGGCAGCATCATGA
- the napA gene encoding nitrate reductase catalytic subunit NapA codes for MKLSRRSFMKANAVAAAAAAAGLSVPGVARAVVGQQEAIKWDKAPCRFCGTGCGVLVGTQQGRIVACQGDPEAPVNRGLNCIKGYFLPKIMYGKDRLTQPLLRMKGGQYHKEGEFTPISWEQAFDVMEEKFKTAMKEKGPESIGMFGSGQWTIWEGYAAAKLFKAGFRSNNIDPNARHCMASAVVGFMRTFGMDEPMGCYDDIEQTDAFVLWGANMAEMHPILWSRITNRRLSDPNVTVAVLSTFQHRSFELADNGMIFTPQTDLVILNYIANYIIQNDAIDQDFFSKHVNLRKGVTDIGYGLRPTHPLEKAAKNPGSDASEPMSFEEYKAFVAEYTLDKTAQMTGVPKDQLEALAKLYADPNKKVISYWTMGFNQHTRGVWANNLVYNIHLLTGKIAQPGCGPFSLTGQPSACGTAREVGTFAHRLPADMVVTNDKHRAICEQQWLIPAGTIPAKVGLHAVAQDRALKDGKLNVYWTMCTNNMQAGPNINEERMPGWRDPRNFIIVSDPYPTVSALAADLILPTAMWVEKEGAYGNAERRTQFWRQQIKAPGEAKSDLWQLVEFARRFKTDEVWPEELLAQKPELRGKTLYDVLFATPAVSKFPLSEIPAEQLNDESRELGFYLQKGLFEEYAWFGRGHGHDLAPFDDYHKARGLRWPVVNGKETQWRYSEGHDPYVKAGEGYKFYGKPDGKAVIFALPFEPAAEAPDAEFDLWLSTGRVLEHWHTGSMTRRVPELHRAFPEAVLFIHPLDAKARNLRRGEKVKVISRRGEVISIVETRGRNRPPQGLVYMPFFDAAQMVNNLTLDATDPLSKETDFKKCAVKLAKV; via the coding sequence ATGAAACTCAGTCGTCGTAGCTTTATGAAAGCTAACGCCGTTGCGGCCGCTGCGGCGGCTGCCGGGCTAAGCGTACCGGGCGTGGCCCGGGCGGTGGTCGGCCAGCAGGAAGCCATCAAGTGGGATAAAGCGCCGTGCCGTTTTTGCGGTACCGGCTGTGGCGTGCTGGTGGGTACCCAGCAGGGGCGGATTGTGGCCTGTCAGGGCGACCCTGAAGCACCGGTTAACCGCGGCCTGAACTGCATTAAGGGCTACTTCCTGCCCAAAATCATGTACGGAAAGGATCGCTTAACCCAGCCGCTGCTGCGTATGAAGGGCGGTCAGTACCATAAAGAGGGCGAATTTACCCCCATCAGCTGGGAACAAGCCTTCGACGTCATGGAAGAGAAGTTCAAAACCGCGATGAAAGAGAAGGGCCCCGAATCCATCGGCATGTTCGGTTCCGGTCAGTGGACCATCTGGGAAGGCTATGCCGCCGCCAAGCTGTTCAAAGCCGGGTTCCGCTCCAACAACATCGACCCGAACGCGCGTCACTGCATGGCGTCGGCGGTGGTGGGCTTTATGCGAACCTTTGGCATGGATGAGCCGATGGGCTGCTACGACGATATCGAGCAGACCGACGCCTTTGTCCTGTGGGGGGCCAACATGGCCGAGATGCACCCGATCCTCTGGTCGCGCATCACCAACCGTCGCCTGTCCGATCCCAACGTCACCGTCGCCGTGCTCTCCACCTTCCAGCACCGCAGCTTTGAGCTGGCGGACAACGGCATGATCTTCACCCCGCAAACCGATCTGGTGATCCTCAACTACATCGCCAACTACATCATTCAAAACGACGCGATCGATCAGGACTTTTTCAGCAAGCACGTCAACCTGCGCAAAGGGGTAACGGATATTGGCTACGGCCTGCGTCCGACCCATCCGCTGGAAAAAGCAGCGAAAAACCCGGGTTCCGATGCCTCCGAGCCGATGAGCTTTGAGGAGTACAAAGCCTTCGTGGCGGAATACACCCTGGATAAAACGGCACAGATGACCGGGGTACCGAAAGATCAGCTGGAGGCGCTGGCAAAACTGTATGCCGATCCGAACAAGAAGGTGATCTCCTACTGGACGATGGGCTTTAACCAGCATACCCGCGGCGTGTGGGCCAATAACCTGGTCTACAACATCCATCTGCTGACCGGCAAAATCGCTCAGCCGGGCTGCGGTCCGTTCTCCCTGACCGGCCAGCCTTCCGCCTGCGGCACCGCCCGTGAAGTGGGCACCTTCGCCCACCGTCTGCCGGCGGATATGGTGGTCACCAACGACAAGCACCGCGCGATCTGCGAGCAGCAGTGGCTGATCCCCGCCGGGACTATTCCGGCGAAAGTCGGTTTGCATGCCGTGGCGCAGGACCGCGCCCTCAAGGACGGCAAGCTGAACGTCTACTGGACGATGTGCACCAACAACATGCAGGCCGGGCCGAACATTAACGAAGAGCGTATGCCGGGCTGGCGCGATCCGCGCAACTTTATCATCGTCTCCGACCCGTACCCGACCGTGAGCGCCCTGGCCGCAGACCTGATCCTGCCTACCGCGATGTGGGTGGAGAAAGAGGGGGCCTACGGCAACGCGGAGCGCCGCACCCAGTTCTGGCGTCAGCAGATCAAAGCTCCCGGCGAGGCCAAATCGGACCTCTGGCAGCTGGTGGAGTTCGCCCGCCGCTTCAAAACCGACGAGGTGTGGCCGGAAGAGCTGCTGGCGCAGAAGCCAGAGCTGCGGGGCAAAACGCTATACGACGTGCTGTTCGCCACCCCTGCGGTCAGCAAGTTCCCGCTGAGCGAGATCCCGGCAGAGCAGCTCAATGACGAATCCCGCGAGCTGGGCTTCTATCTGCAAAAAGGGCTGTTCGAGGAGTACGCCTGGTTTGGCCGCGGCCACGGTCACGATCTGGCACCGTTCGACGATTACCACAAGGCGCGCGGGTTGCGCTGGCCGGTTGTAAACGGGAAAGAGACCCAGTGGCGCTACAGCGAAGGCCACGATCCGTACGTCAAAGCGGGCGAGGGCTATAAGTTCTACGGCAAGCCGGATGGCAAAGCGGTGATCTTCGCCCTGCCGTTCGAACCGGCTGCCGAAGCGCCGGACGCCGAGTTCGACTTGTGGCTCTCCACCGGCCGCGTGCTGGAGCACTGGCACACCGGCAGTATGACCCGCCGCGTTCCCGAGCTGCACCGCGCCTTCCCGGAGGCGGTGCTGTTTATTCACCCGCTGGATGCCAAAGCGCGCAATCTGCGTCGTGGTGAAAAGGTGAAAGTCATCTCCCGCCGGGGCGAAGTGATTTCGATTGTCGAAACCCGGGGCCGTAACCGTCCTCCGCAGGGGCTGGTCTATATGCCGTTCTTCGATGCCGCGCAGATGGTCAATAACCTGACCCTGGACGCGACGGATCCGCTCTCCAAAGAGACGGATTTCAAGAAGTGCGCCGTTAAGCTGGCGAAGGTGTAA
- the napD gene encoding chaperone NapD — translation MHTSWQVCSLIVQAKPQHISTLSARLTELAGCEVALSDRGTGQMIVVVESEQHDTLMQTIESVRNVTDVLAVSLVYHQQDEQGEETP, via the coding sequence ATGCACACGAGCTGGCAAGTCTGCAGCCTGATCGTTCAGGCCAAACCTCAGCACATCAGCACCCTCAGCGCCCGGCTGACTGAGCTGGCGGGCTGTGAGGTCGCCCTCAGCGACCGGGGGACCGGTCAGATGATCGTGGTGGTCGAGTCGGAACAACACGACACGCTGATGCAAACAATTGAGTCGGTACGCAACGTTACGGACGTACTGGCGGTGTCGCTGGTTTATCACCAGCAGGATGAGCAAGGTGAGGAAACACCATGA
- the malI gene encoding Mal regulon transcriptional regulator MalI, whose translation MKKVSIIDVAREAGVSVSTVSLVLRQKGKISEATIEKVHAAITALGYVHNVAAANLRANTSNLIGLILRDFSDSFSIKVMASIVQELEKQGFMVFLGQPLNDGEHLERCLLSFKQQGVAGVIYLASNTRHATLPALIRQCPLPLVAVSQSLLDETCNLVMRDNRQAAHLATRYLIERGHRNIAYIGGTEGDLIREQRLLGFRSAMTQNGLVFRDESAPACSDDTQAVSYATRQLLEKNNTITALLCHSPDAMLGSISGIHHVGRTVGKDVFLTQQVALVGFEDMLHVNLTSPSFTYVSSASEETGRQAAGLMIRKLKEPELQTQRITLSGQLIARESA comes from the coding sequence GTGAAGAAGGTCAGCATCATTGATGTCGCCAGAGAGGCAGGGGTCTCCGTCTCCACCGTCTCGCTGGTCCTGCGTCAGAAAGGAAAGATCTCCGAGGCGACGATCGAAAAAGTCCACGCCGCCATCACCGCCCTGGGTTACGTGCATAACGTGGCCGCCGCCAACCTTCGCGCCAACACCTCCAATCTGATCGGTCTGATCCTGCGTGATTTCAGCGACAGCTTTTCCATCAAGGTGATGGCGAGTATCGTCCAGGAGCTGGAGAAACAGGGTTTTATGGTGTTTCTCGGCCAGCCGCTGAACGACGGCGAGCACCTCGAGCGCTGTCTGCTCTCCTTTAAGCAGCAGGGCGTCGCCGGGGTGATCTATCTGGCCTCTAACACCCGCCATGCCACTCTCCCGGCGTTGATCCGTCAGTGTCCGCTGCCGCTGGTTGCGGTGTCGCAGTCGCTGCTGGATGAGACCTGCAATCTGGTGATGCGTGACAACCGCCAGGCGGCGCATCTGGCGACCCGCTATCTGATTGAGCGCGGACACCGAAATATTGCCTATATCGGCGGCACGGAAGGGGATCTGATCCGCGAGCAGCGCCTGCTCGGTTTTCGCAGTGCGATGACGCAAAACGGGCTGGTGTTCCGCGACGAATCCGCTCCGGCCTGCAGCGACGATACCCAGGCGGTGAGTTACGCAACCCGGCAGCTGCTGGAGAAGAACAATACTATTACCGCCCTGCTCTGCCACTCCCCGGACGCGATGCTCGGCTCGATCTCCGGTATTCATCATGTCGGGCGCACGGTGGGGAAAGATGTGTTTCTCACCCAGCAGGTGGCGCTGGTGGGGTTTGAGGATATGCTGCACGTCAATCTCACCTCTCCATCCTTTACCTATGTCTCCTCCGCCAGCGAAGAGACGGGACGTCAGGCGGCGGGGCTGATGATCCGCAAGCTGAAAGAGCCTGAGCTGCAAACCCAGCGCATTACCCTGTCGGGGCAGCTGATCGCCCGGGAATCGGCATAA